The Comamonas testosteroni genome contains the following window.
GCCTCGAAGCATTGGCCGCCTGTCCATGAAAGCAACCGCCTCTTCTGCCGGCAGCAACTGGCTGCAGCGCCTGACTGCCCTACCGCGCGATGCACGGGACACGCTGTTTCTGCTCGCCGTCATCGCCTGGATCATGCTGCCTCAGATTCAGCACACACCTTGGTGGACCAGCGCCTTTGCCGCAGCCCTGTTGCTGTGGCGTGCACGCCTGGCACTGACCAGCGCCCCCCTGCCCGGCCGCTGGGTGCTGGCGGGCGCACTAGCCATCGCCATTGGGGCTACCTGGGCCACGCACAAAACGATTGTGGGCCGCGATGCCGGCGTGACCCTGGTCGTCATGCTGCTGGCACTCAAGACACTGGAGTTGCGCGCGCGGCGCGATGCCATGGTGGTGTTCTTTCTGGGATTTTTTGTACTGCTCAGCAACTTTTTCCATTCGCAGTCCCTGCCCACAGCCATGGCCATGGTGCTCGGGCTGATGGGCCTGCTCACCGCCCTGGTCAACGCCCATATGACGGCTGGCAAGCCTCCATTGACGCAGGCTCTGCGCACTGCGGGCTGGCTCGCACTCTGGGGCGCGCCCGTGATGGTGTCGCTGTTTCTGTTCTTTCCGCGCATGGCTCCGCTATGGGGCGTGCCATCCGACGATATGGCCGGACGCTCGGGCCTGTCCGAAAGCATGCGCGTAGGCGAGGTTGCCTCGTTGGCCATGGACGATAGCGTGGCCCTGCGCATCCGTTTCGATACCCCCGAGGGCAAAGAGCCACCGGCCAACACCTTGTACTTTCGCGGCCCGGTGCTCAGCCAGTTCGATGGCCGCAGCTGGCAGGCCGACCCTGTGCTTGACGCCATGGCCATGCCTCAGCTGCGTGTGAGCGGTGAACCCGTTCGCTACCAGATGCTGATCGAGCCCAGCAAGCGCCGCTGGCTGACCCTGCTCGATGCCGTCAGGACCGAACCGCAGATTCCGCCGGGCGCCTCGGTAGGCAGGCTGCGCATGAGCTCCAGCCTCCAGTGGCTGAGCGGGCGCCCGATTACCGATGTGCTGCGTGTCGATGCCCAAAGCCATCTCGACTTCAGCCACGGACCGCTGCAGCTCACGCCAGAGCTCAAACGCCATCTGCAGCTGCCGGCCGGCAGCAACCCGCGCACACGGGCTTTGGGCGAACAATTGCAGGCCGAATTACGAGCCCAACCGGGCGCTGACACGGATACGGACAGGCTGATCGCCTCCGCCCTGCAGCGCCTGAAAACCGGCGGCTACACCTACACACTGGAGCCCGGCGTGGTCGACAGCGTCCACACCGCCGATGACTTCTGGTTTGACAGCAAGCAAGGCTTTTGCGAGCACATCGCCTCAGCCTTTGCCGTGCTCATGCGCGGTATGGGAGTGCCCGCGCGCATCGTGACCGGCTACCAGGGTGGCGACCGCAACAGCGTGGACAATTACTGGACCGTGCGCAACAGCGATGCCCATGCCTGGACAGAAGTCTGGATTGCCGGCCGGGGCTGGGTCCGTGTAGACCCCACAGGCGCTGTCGCACCCAGCCGGGTCGGGCAGCTCCAGCGCCTGAGCGCTCCCCCCGGCGCCTTTGCCAGCGCTGTTGGCAACTTCGTCGATACCGGCACGCTGGAGAAGCTGCGCGCCGTCTGGGAGGCCATCAACAACCGCTGGAACCAGTGGGTGATCAACTACACGCAAAGCCGTCAGCTCAATCTGCTGCAGAGCCTGGGCTTCGAATCGCCGAGCTGGACGGATCTGCTGCGCCTGCTGGCGGGCAGCTTGAGCGCTCTGGCGCTGCTGTGGCTGATCTGGGCCCGCGCCACACGACCGCAGCGCGACGGCTGGAGCCAGCTCATGCACGCTGCCAGGCTGTGGCTGCAGCGCGCAGGCATAGCGAGCGGTGCCAGCGACTCCGCTCGCAGCCTGTCGCGCCGCGTGCAGGAGCGCTGGGCCAAGGAATCTGCATCCGCGCCCCTGGCTGCAGCCTTATCCGACTGGCTGCTGGACATGGAGAGGCTACGCTATGCGCCATCCTCCGACACCGAAGCCACTGAACTGAAGACCTTGCGCCGACGCTGGCTGTCCATCCGACAGCAGCGCTGGCCCTATCCCCTCAAGAAATAAAACATGAGCAT
Protein-coding sequences here:
- a CDS encoding transglutaminaseTgpA domain-containing protein, which gives rise to MKATASSAGSNWLQRLTALPRDARDTLFLLAVIAWIMLPQIQHTPWWTSAFAAALLLWRARLALTSAPLPGRWVLAGALAIAIGATWATHKTIVGRDAGVTLVVMLLALKTLELRARRDAMVVFFLGFFVLLSNFFHSQSLPTAMAMVLGLMGLLTALVNAHMTAGKPPLTQALRTAGWLALWGAPVMVSLFLFFPRMAPLWGVPSDDMAGRSGLSESMRVGEVASLAMDDSVALRIRFDTPEGKEPPANTLYFRGPVLSQFDGRSWQADPVLDAMAMPQLRVSGEPVRYQMLIEPSKRRWLTLLDAVRTEPQIPPGASVGRLRMSSSLQWLSGRPITDVLRVDAQSHLDFSHGPLQLTPELKRHLQLPAGSNPRTRALGEQLQAELRAQPGADTDTDRLIASALQRLKTGGYTYTLEPGVVDSVHTADDFWFDSKQGFCEHIASAFAVLMRGMGVPARIVTGYQGGDRNSVDNYWTVRNSDAHAWTEVWIAGRGWVRVDPTGAVAPSRVGQLQRLSAPPGAFASAVGNFVDTGTLEKLRAVWEAINNRWNQWVINYTQSRQLNLLQSLGFESPSWTDLLRLLAGSLSALALLWLIWARATRPQRDGWSQLMHAARLWLQRAGIASGASDSARSLSRRVQERWAKESASAPLAAALSDWLLDMERLRYAPSSDTEATELKTLRRRWLSIRQQRWPYPLKK